One window of Microbacterium sp. Root61 genomic DNA carries:
- a CDS encoding zinc-binding dehydrogenase produces the protein MLGLVWDGLELAPQEAIELRTPVGDDVVVEVDVAGLCHSDLKPIDGDIPQELPVILGHEAVGRVVARGPSATIPLGQRVVMTVLRPCGQCADCLAGRRIRCRATATPPASPFSRDGRSIAQFVRLGAFARRTLVSESQVIPVGDDLSDEIMAMISCATVTAFGAVEERARVEAGESVMITGAGGIGLNAIIAARAAGARRVAVFDINPRKEDIARRCGATDFVLSSDRPISDVALELEPDGFDAVLECVGMPALLEQAVRSLAWGGRVVIVGLPPHGAVLPLEIRSLFNDRSILGCRMGSVDPWTMIPRLVERCTAGELDLGPLVSKTVIPSEIQELVAELRSGSLERGFIDFRQES, from the coding sequence ATGCTCGGACTCGTGTGGGATGGACTCGAGCTCGCACCTCAGGAGGCGATCGAGCTTCGAACCCCTGTCGGTGACGATGTGGTCGTCGAGGTGGACGTCGCCGGATTGTGCCACAGCGACCTGAAGCCTATCGACGGCGACATCCCCCAGGAGCTGCCCGTGATCCTCGGGCACGAGGCTGTGGGGCGAGTCGTCGCCCGCGGCCCGTCGGCCACCATCCCGCTCGGGCAGCGCGTGGTCATGACGGTGCTCCGACCGTGCGGCCAGTGCGCGGACTGTCTCGCCGGTCGACGCATCCGGTGCCGGGCCACGGCGACACCGCCCGCCAGCCCATTCAGCCGCGACGGTCGATCGATCGCGCAGTTCGTGCGTCTCGGCGCATTCGCCCGCAGAACGCTGGTGTCCGAATCGCAGGTGATCCCGGTCGGCGATGACCTCAGCGACGAGATCATGGCGATGATCAGCTGCGCCACCGTCACCGCATTCGGCGCCGTGGAAGAGCGCGCCCGTGTCGAGGCGGGCGAGAGCGTGATGATCACGGGCGCAGGGGGCATCGGGCTCAATGCCATCATCGCCGCCCGCGCAGCGGGCGCTCGTCGAGTGGCGGTGTTCGATATCAACCCCCGCAAGGAGGACATCGCTCGCCGCTGCGGTGCGACTGACTTCGTGTTGAGTTCTGACCGTCCGATCAGCGATGTCGCGCTCGAGCTGGAGCCCGATGGCTTCGACGCCGTCCTGGAATGCGTCGGTATGCCGGCTTTGCTCGAGCAGGCGGTTCGATCGCTCGCCTGGGGCGGACGGGTCGTCATCGTCGGGCTTCCCCCGCACGGGGCCGTCCTGCCTCTGGAGATCCGATCGCTGTTCAACGATCGATCGATTCTCGGATGCAGGATGGGCTCGGTCGACCCGTGGACGATGATTCCGCGTCTGGTCGAGCGATGCACCGCCGGCGAGCTCGATCTTGGCCCGCTGGTCTCCAAGACCGTAATCCCGTCCGAGATCCAGGAGCTCGTTGCAGAGCTGCGATCCGGCTCGCTCGAACGTGGGTTCATCGACTTCCGACAGGAGAGCTAG
- a CDS encoding LLM class flavin-dependent oxidoreductase — MRICVNWLPRSLPETAEIARAAESAGLWGMGIGDSPRYAELYSSCHAALEATSALTVTTCVTNPVTRHWSVHASAARWLDDSAPGRFRLGMGRGDSAVHSFGVSPATLGGLQRTLQDLGEATEVPLLLAASGTKTAQLAGRYADGLIAGVGRAPTDLARLADSAHLVREAGRPPVELWATVRLAVATDDEDAAALRRTLVPRAISAAHFAFASTFESKSVPEQFKRVLSDRFGRYDYGSHGSSGATSNATMFADHPEIEDYLVDRFAIVGRIDQCQDDLAALAAHVDGVFLSLIFEDAVEQIHRLADVIRPLD, encoded by the coding sequence ATGCGCATTTGCGTCAATTGGCTCCCCCGAAGCCTGCCCGAGACCGCGGAAATCGCGCGCGCCGCGGAGTCAGCAGGGCTGTGGGGAATGGGAATAGGCGACTCGCCCCGGTATGCAGAGTTGTATTCGTCATGCCACGCAGCGCTGGAGGCAACATCGGCGCTGACTGTCACCACGTGCGTCACCAACCCGGTCACCCGTCACTGGTCGGTGCACGCGAGCGCCGCCCGGTGGCTGGATGACTCCGCTCCCGGTCGGTTCAGGCTCGGCATGGGCCGCGGCGACTCTGCGGTGCATAGTTTCGGAGTATCGCCAGCAACGCTGGGCGGTCTGCAGCGCACGCTTCAGGATCTCGGCGAGGCGACAGAAGTACCGCTACTGCTCGCCGCCAGCGGCACCAAGACCGCGCAGCTGGCCGGTCGGTACGCGGATGGCCTGATCGCCGGCGTGGGCAGAGCTCCCACCGACCTCGCCCGGCTCGCCGATTCCGCGCACCTGGTCCGGGAGGCCGGACGACCGCCCGTCGAGCTGTGGGCGACGGTGCGCTTGGCGGTCGCGACCGACGATGAGGATGCCGCTGCACTGCGTCGCACGCTTGTGCCGCGAGCGATCAGCGCCGCGCATTTCGCCTTCGCGTCGACGTTCGAGTCCAAGAGCGTGCCGGAACAGTTCAAGCGGGTGCTGTCGGATCGTTTTGGACGCTACGACTACGGCTCACACGGCAGTTCCGGTGCGACCAGCAACGCCACGATGTTCGCAGACCATCCCGAGATCGAGGATTACCTCGTTGACCGCTTCGCCATCGTCGGCCGGATCGACCAATGCCAAGACGATCTCGCAGCGCTTGCGGCGCATGTCGACGGGGTCTTTCTCTCCTTGATCTTCGAAGACGCTGTCGAGCAGATCCACCGACTCGCTGACGTCATCCGTCCCCTCGACTGA